In one uncultured Methanoregula sp. genomic region, the following are encoded:
- a CDS encoding HEAT repeat domain-containing protein, giving the protein MQNIVAALAKKDNLERWKNVIDLEKFGQPASEFLIQALADEDRWVRYLAADALANIGATNSVDSLISLLRDPDQDVRFAAASALGKLGDVKAKKNLEEVIRRDNGYVKIAAEEALMKLSPQGFVPSL; this is encoded by the coding sequence ATGCAGAATATTGTTGCAGCACTTGCAAAAAAGGACAATCTTGAACGATGGAAAAATGTTATAGATCTGGAAAAGTTCGGCCAGCCGGCATCCGAATTCCTTATTCAGGCACTGGCTGATGAGGATCGCTGGGTCAGGTACCTTGCCGCAGATGCACTTGCAAACATCGGTGCCACGAACTCCGTAGACTCCCTGATATCACTCTTAAGAGATCCGGATCAGGACGTACGTTTCGCAGCCGCCTCGGCACTTGGAAAACTTGGCGATGTCAAAGCTAAAAAGAACCTTGAGGAAGTGATCAGGCGCGATAACGGGTACGTAAAGATCGCTGCAGAAGAAGCATTGATGAAACTATCTCCTCAGGGATTTGTACCCTCATTATAA
- a CDS encoding PAS domain S-box protein, whose protein sequence is MKTENENNDLKILVVEDSRTQAEYLMHILESEGYQVVLALNGKEALEQIRIDRPTIVLTDIIMPEMDGYQLCSAIKKDENLRDLPVILVTQLFDPPDLIKGLEAGASDIIIKPFEPEHVVSRINSILQSMGHPESGGAGAAREVSFEGRTHIIPETQLRIPAIVLSSYNVAIRKNANLQESYEQLISVNDSLQQKVDDLKQTHEILLSSISTEKQQDAKKILENEDRFRMITELSPFPISIIDLSGNYQYVNKKFQHLFGYTINDIPPDEEWHPDAIFPGHEHSRIPGKKQDPEYTGWGEAIPHTSPVTCKDGKVRQIHFCPITLEGGEKFIVYEDLTDKLESERLRSVLVSIVNSSNDAIIGKALDGTILSWNKAAERYYGYLAEEIIGKPINLIVPPDLQEQLALFLRRAASGETIERFDTVRLRKDGSRFGVCVTLSPIKDEEGHIVGISTIAKNIAEREKSEVSRMFRQQVLHRR, encoded by the coding sequence ATGAAAACGGAAAATGAGAATAACGATCTGAAAATCCTGGTTGTCGAGGACAGCCGGACCCAGGCAGAATACCTCATGCACATCCTTGAATCGGAAGGATACCAGGTCGTCCTTGCATTGAATGGGAAGGAGGCACTGGAACAGATCAGAATCGACCGGCCAACTATCGTGCTGACCGATATTATCATGCCGGAGATGGATGGATATCAACTCTGCAGCGCTATCAAAAAGGACGAGAATCTCAGAGACCTGCCGGTCATCCTTGTCACCCAGCTCTTCGACCCGCCCGACCTGATCAAGGGTCTGGAAGCCGGGGCGAGCGATATCATCATCAAACCGTTTGAACCCGAACACGTAGTATCACGGATCAACAGCATCCTTCAGTCAATGGGACATCCGGAATCGGGAGGAGCAGGTGCCGCCCGTGAAGTATCGTTTGAAGGCAGGACACATATCATCCCTGAAACCCAGCTCCGGATCCCTGCGATCGTTCTCTCTTCTTATAATGTAGCTATCAGGAAAAACGCAAACTTGCAGGAATCATACGAGCAGCTAATTTCTGTGAACGACAGTCTCCAGCAAAAGGTTGACGATCTCAAGCAGACTCATGAAATACTGTTATCCTCCATTTCCACGGAAAAACAGCAGGATGCAAAAAAAATCCTCGAGAATGAAGACCGCTTCAGGATGATCACCGAACTCTCTCCATTTCCCATATCGATCATAGATCTGTCAGGAAATTACCAGTACGTGAATAAAAAATTCCAGCATCTCTTCGGGTACACCATTAACGATATTCCCCCGGATGAAGAATGGCATCCGGATGCAATTTTCCCCGGCCATGAACACAGCCGGATCCCTGGCAAAAAACAGGATCCTGAATATACCGGGTGGGGCGAAGCGATACCCCACACATCCCCGGTTACCTGTAAAGACGGGAAGGTCCGCCAGATCCATTTCTGTCCGATTACCCTTGAGGGCGGTGAGAAGTTTATCGTGTACGAAGACCTGACTGATAAACTCGAATCAGAACGGCTTCGCTCAGTCCTTGTTTCGATTGTAAATTCTTCCAATGATGCGATTATTGGAAAAGCACTCGATGGCACTATCCTGAGCTGGAATAAAGCTGCCGAGCGGTATTACGGCTATCTTGCAGAAGAGATTATCGGAAAACCCATTAATCTTATTGTCCCTCCTGATTTGCAGGAGCAGCTTGCCCTCTTCCTCCGGAGGGCCGCCTCGGGAGAGACCATTGAGCGTTTTGATACGGTCCGGCTGCGGAAAGACGGATCGCGGTTCGGGGTCTGTGTCACCCTCTCCCCCATCAAAGATGAAGAGGGGCACATTGTAGGTATCTCTACCATTGCCAAGAACATTGCTGAACGGGAAAAATCGGAGGTCAGCCGGATGTTCCGGCAGCAGGTACTTCACCGCCGCTGA
- a CDS encoding PAS domain-containing protein, with amino-acid sequence MNNQPEPLKKIKNLLRFHRNGLSITDIAEKLRLNRNSAAKYLEILLISGDVNLNTFGPAKVYTYSKRMPVSAMLKFSADIILLIDNEMHVLDANENAISVLGISREDLIGSLIENVKSPLIARLDIPNIFGELQEKGEIQRDFSITLQDQDYHYRMRLIPTVFDNMDEGLTIIGEDISEQIRFEERLMVSEARFRAIVEDQIDFICRFHPDGTITFINEPMRRYLGSSLEKVCGQNLLSFIVPEDHIPVRDMLQRITRSHEAQAGEIRILDSAGQYRWYQWFIRGIYDNSGALVECQSVGRDINTEREQAQKIRESEERFHMITDHSPFPITIFDREGKFLYANNAFTQLFGYSLADLPTGKDWIQMAFPDVSERRDLMRLWRRDPASLSTHDTGSCVCSITCKNGTVRQIRLFITPLQDGEQFVVYEDLTSKNEAERLHTMFATMVNSSADAPSLYRSLNNMFPPSQLRKTPSPVEAIVEIPRKW; translated from the coding sequence GTGAATAATCAGCCGGAACCATTGAAAAAGATCAAAAATCTCCTCCGTTTTCATAGAAATGGCCTTTCCATCACTGATATTGCTGAAAAACTCCGGCTAAATCGCAATTCTGCAGCAAAATATCTGGAAATTCTTCTCATTTCCGGAGATGTCAATCTTAACACGTTTGGTCCCGCAAAGGTCTACACCTATTCGAAGAGAATGCCGGTCTCCGCGATGCTGAAATTTTCTGCTGACATCATCCTTCTCATCGATAATGAGATGCATGTGCTCGATGCGAATGAGAATGCGATCAGTGTTCTTGGCATATCACGTGAGGATCTGATCGGGAGCCTGATTGAGAACGTGAAGTCTCCGCTTATTGCCCGTCTGGATATTCCGAATATTTTTGGAGAACTCCAGGAAAAAGGGGAAATCCAGCGGGATTTCAGTATTACCCTGCAGGATCAGGATTACCATTACCGGATGCGCCTCATTCCAACGGTATTTGATAATATGGATGAGGGTCTGACGATCATTGGTGAAGACATCTCGGAACAGATCCGGTTTGAAGAACGCCTGATGGTCTCTGAAGCCCGGTTCCGTGCCATTGTCGAAGACCAGATTGACTTTATCTGCAGGTTTCATCCTGACGGAACCATCACATTCATCAATGAACCGATGCGCCGGTATCTGGGGAGTTCTCTTGAGAAGGTATGCGGGCAGAACCTTTTATCATTCATCGTTCCTGAAGATCACATCCCTGTCCGTGATATGCTCCAGAGGATAACCAGAAGCCATGAGGCTCAGGCCGGGGAAATCCGGATACTGGACAGCGCCGGGCAGTACCGCTGGTACCAGTGGTTCATCCGGGGTATCTATGACAACTCAGGTGCGCTGGTTGAATGCCAGTCTGTTGGACGCGATATCAACACTGAACGGGAGCAGGCGCAAAAGATCCGCGAGAGCGAAGAGCGCTTCCACATGATCACCGATCATTCCCCGTTTCCTATTACCATTTTCGACCGTGAAGGAAAATTCCTGTACGCGAACAATGCATTTACGCAGCTCTTCGGGTACAGCCTCGCTGATCTGCCGACCGGGAAAGACTGGATCCAGATGGCGTTTCCCGATGTTTCCGAACGCAGGGATCTGATGCGCTTATGGAGACGGGATCCTGCATCTCTCTCAACTCATGACACCGGCTCCTGTGTCTGTTCGATTACCTGTAAAAACGGGACCGTTCGCCAGATCAGATTATTTATAACCCCTCTCCAGGATGGTGAGCAGTTTGTCGTCTATGAAGATCTTACATCGAAAAACGAGGCAGAACGGCTCCATACGATGTTTGCCACCATGGTAAATTCTTCAGCCGATGCCCCCTCCCTCTATCGCAGTCTCAATAACATGTTCCCCCCATCCCAACTGAGAAAAACACCCTCACCGGTCGAGGCAATTGTGGAGATACCCAGAAAATGGTGA
- a CDS encoding ferritin family protein — protein MKTEDAKKIIATAIDREVEAYTFYRSVSDKVKDKALKSLFDELAGEEKKHREFLQGFLAKDASKMKFTAGHDYKVGNEIPSPKLTVDMKPLEGLVIAIKKELEAMQMYTQFANAAADVETQLLFTQLANMERGHKARLEDIYTNMAFPEVW, from the coding sequence ATGAAAACAGAAGATGCAAAGAAGATCATTGCAACCGCGATTGACAGAGAAGTGGAAGCCTACACATTTTACCGGAGCGTTTCCGACAAAGTAAAAGACAAGGCCTTAAAATCGCTTTTTGATGAACTTGCCGGCGAGGAGAAGAAACACCGCGAGTTCCTCCAGGGCTTCCTGGCAAAAGACGCCAGCAAGATGAAATTCACTGCAGGGCATGACTATAAGGTCGGCAATGAAATCCCGTCACCGAAGCTGACGGTGGACATGAAGCCGCTCGAAGGTCTGGTCATTGCCATCAAGAAGGAACTTGAAGCTATGCAGATGTATACCCAGTTTGCCAACGCTGCTGCCGATGTCGAGACGCAGCTGCTCTTCACCCAGCTGGCAAACATGGAACGGGGCCACAAGGCACGACTTGAGGACATTTACACCAATATGGCGTTCCCCGAGGTCTGGTGA
- a CDS encoding Coenzyme F420 hydrogenase/dehydrogenase, beta subunit C-terminal domain, with the protein MAKKGDMLYAWTNDEEIKKKAELGGAVTALWKFALESKAVDAVLVITKGTDLYDAQPVLISDPKDLAKTAGSLHCGTLLLPKLIKKYMDGAANMKIGVTVKGCDAMAFYELAKRKQINLDNIILIGVNCGGSVSPVLARKMIAEKYGVDPNIVHKEEIDKGQFIIEYEGGHKGISVDELEEAGYGRRSNCRRCKMKVPRQADLACGNWGVIGEKAGKATFVEVCSEKGAKLLEGAVKKGLLVTEAANPKGLEIRGKVEGAMMKLGDKWRKHDFESLGEGKDRLKKIMSETSRCIKCYSCIEACPICYCVDCTTKNPAYVKPGELPPNFMFHLIRFAHIADSCVNCGQCQELCPAEIPNALFMHAQQQELEKMFGHVPGVSMELPLMAYVEEKEERARLHNTGSDMIYENVFNPVKK; encoded by the coding sequence ATGGCAAAGAAAGGCGATATGCTCTACGCGTGGACCAACGACGAAGAGATCAAGAAGAAGGCAGAACTCGGGGGTGCAGTAACTGCACTCTGGAAATTCGCGCTTGAGTCCAAGGCTGTCGATGCGGTCCTCGTCATCACCAAGGGAACTGATCTCTATGATGCGCAGCCGGTGCTGATCTCCGATCCCAAGGATCTGGCAAAGACTGCCGGCTCCCTCCACTGCGGTACCCTGCTCCTTCCCAAGCTCATCAAGAAGTACATGGACGGCGCCGCGAACATGAAGATCGGTGTCACTGTCAAGGGCTGCGATGCAATGGCGTTCTATGAACTTGCCAAGCGCAAGCAGATCAACCTTGACAACATCATCCTGATCGGTGTCAACTGCGGAGGATCGGTCAGCCCGGTTCTCGCCCGCAAGATGATTGCCGAGAAGTACGGCGTTGACCCGAACATTGTCCACAAGGAAGAGATCGACAAGGGCCAGTTCATCATCGAGTACGAAGGAGGCCACAAGGGCATCTCCGTTGACGAGCTCGAAGAGGCCGGCTATGGCCGCAGGTCCAACTGCCGCCGCTGCAAGATGAAAGTCCCCCGCCAGGCAGACCTTGCCTGCGGGAACTGGGGTGTCATTGGCGAGAAGGCCGGCAAGGCTACATTCGTCGAAGTCTGCTCCGAGAAGGGTGCAAAACTCCTCGAAGGTGCCGTCAAGAAAGGACTCCTTGTAACCGAGGCAGCCAACCCCAAGGGTCTTGAGATCCGCGGAAAGGTCGAGGGTGCCATGATGAAGCTCGGCGACAAGTGGCGCAAGCACGACTTCGAGTCACTCGGCGAGGGCAAGGACCGGTTAAAGAAGATCATGAGCGAGACCTCCCGCTGCATCAAGTGTTATTCCTGTATCGAGGCCTGCCCGATCTGCTACTGCGTGGACTGCACCACCAAGAACCCGGCCTATGTCAAGCCCGGCGAACTCCCCCCGAACTTCATGTTCCACCTGATCCGGTTCGCCCACATCGCGGACTCCTGCGTGAACTGCGGCCAGTGCCAGGAACTCTGCCCGGCAGAGATCCCGAACGCCCTCTTCATGCACGCCCAGCAGCAGGAACTTGAGAAGATGTTCGGCCACGTGCCCGGTGTCAGCATGGAACTCCCGCTCATGGCGTATGTCGAGGAGAAGGAAGAACGTGCACGACTCCACAACACCGGCAGCGACATGATCTACGAGAACGTGTTCAACCCCGTCAAGAAGTGA
- the fdhF gene encoding formate dehydrogenase subunit alpha, with product MEFKYVPTTCPYCGTGCGFNLVVKDKKVVGVQPWQRNPVNEGKLCPKGNYAWEFVNSPDRLTTPLIKKDGKFVEASWDEAYKLIVSKFKSYKGDEMACLSSARVSNEENYLMQKFARAVLKTPNVDHCARLCHASTVVGLAGAFGSGAMTQSIIDIAESKCLLVIGTNTFEQHPLIGRRIMQAKANGAKIIYADPRLTPTGRIADLHLQFYSGTDVALLNCFMHEALKNGWENKDFIKNRTKDFEKVKEIVSKDTYSPENVSKITGVPAKDLITAAEWFGKSGQSAILYSMGITQHTTGVDNVKSTANLQMLTGNLGRPGTGICALRGQNNVQGACDMGALANVYSGYQSVIVPDMKKKMETAWGCEIAEGKVGLTVTKLINVLADEPGKVKCLYIMGENPMISDPDLHHVEKGLKNAEFIVVQDIFLTETAQLADVVLPAACFAEKDGTQTSTERRVQKWRKAQDPPGQAKADWQIISELGAAMGYAKQFPYKSAEEIFTEVAKVTPSYGGMSYARLEKPEALCWPCPTAEHPGTPILHKEKFSHPDGLGIFTPIEWKPPAEVPDKDYPLIMTTGRCIWQWHTGSMTRRSESLEREEPTGWVEINPEDAQALGIKDKEMVKAITRRGEIKIGARVTKNIKKGVVFMPFHYAECAANVLTNNALDPVAAIPEFKACAVRIEKIKEA from the coding sequence ATGGAATTCAAGTATGTACCAACAACGTGTCCGTACTGCGGAACCGGGTGTGGCTTCAACCTTGTTGTCAAGGACAAGAAAGTTGTAGGCGTGCAGCCCTGGCAGCGCAATCCGGTCAACGAAGGAAAGCTCTGTCCCAAGGGCAACTATGCCTGGGAATTTGTGAACAGCCCTGACCGGCTGACAACGCCCCTCATCAAGAAGGATGGCAAGTTTGTCGAGGCCAGCTGGGATGAGGCGTACAAACTCATCGTCTCCAAGTTCAAGTCCTACAAGGGAGATGAGATGGCCTGTCTCTCATCGGCCCGTGTCTCAAACGAAGAGAACTACCTGATGCAGAAATTTGCACGGGCTGTCCTCAAGACTCCCAACGTCGACCACTGCGCCCGGCTCTGCCACGCTTCAACCGTCGTTGGCCTTGCAGGAGCATTCGGCTCCGGTGCAATGACGCAGTCAATTATAGACATTGCCGAATCAAAGTGCCTCCTCGTCATCGGCACCAACACGTTCGAGCAGCACCCGCTGATCGGGCGCCGCATTATGCAGGCAAAGGCGAATGGTGCAAAGATCATCTACGCCGACCCGCGGCTCACGCCGACAGGGAGGATAGCCGACCTGCACCTGCAGTTCTACTCAGGTACCGATGTAGCACTCCTGAACTGCTTCATGCACGAGGCCCTCAAGAACGGCTGGGAGAACAAGGACTTCATCAAGAACCGGACCAAGGATTTCGAGAAGGTCAAAGAGATCGTATCGAAGGATACCTACAGCCCTGAGAACGTCTCGAAGATCACCGGGGTTCCCGCAAAGGACCTCATCACTGCGGCAGAGTGGTTCGGGAAGTCCGGCCAGTCCGCGATCCTCTACTCGATGGGTATCACCCAGCACACGACCGGTGTCGACAACGTCAAGTCAACCGCAAACCTCCAGATGCTGACCGGCAACCTCGGAAGACCCGGCACGGGTATCTGTGCACTGCGTGGCCAGAACAACGTGCAGGGCGCCTGCGACATGGGAGCCCTTGCAAACGTGTACTCCGGGTACCAGTCGGTTATCGTCCCCGACATGAAGAAGAAGATGGAGACTGCATGGGGCTGCGAGATTGCTGAAGGAAAAGTCGGTCTGACCGTTACCAAGCTGATCAATGTACTCGCCGACGAACCCGGCAAGGTCAAGTGCCTGTATATCATGGGTGAGAACCCGATGATATCCGACCCGGACCTTCACCATGTTGAGAAAGGATTAAAGAACGCCGAATTCATTGTCGTCCAGGATATCTTCCTGACCGAGACTGCACAACTCGCAGATGTCGTTCTCCCGGCCGCCTGTTTTGCCGAAAAGGATGGCACCCAGACATCAACCGAACGCCGGGTCCAGAAGTGGAGAAAAGCACAGGACCCGCCGGGACAGGCAAAAGCGGACTGGCAGATTATCTCCGAGCTCGGAGCAGCGATGGGATACGCGAAACAGTTCCCGTACAAGAGCGCAGAAGAGATCTTCACGGAAGTGGCAAAGGTCACCCCGTCATACGGTGGCATGAGCTATGCACGGCTCGAGAAGCCCGAAGCACTCTGCTGGCCCTGCCCGACTGCCGAACACCCGGGAACCCCGATCCTGCACAAAGAGAAATTTTCGCACCCGGACGGTCTTGGCATATTTACGCCAATCGAGTGGAAGCCCCCGGCAGAAGTCCCGGACAAGGACTACCCGCTCATCATGACCACCGGTCGCTGCATCTGGCAGTGGCATACCGGCTCAATGACCCGCCGCTCGGAAAGCCTCGAGCGCGAGGAGCCCACGGGCTGGGTTGAGATCAACCCCGAGGATGCACAAGCACTGGGTATCAAGGACAAGGAAATGGTCAAGGCAATCACCCGCAGGGGAGAGATCAAGATTGGTGCCCGTGTCACCAAGAATATCAAGAAGGGTGTCGTCTTCATGCCGTTCCACTATGCGGAATGTGCTGCAAACGTACTTACCAACAACGCACTCGACCCGGTAGCAGCAATCCCTGAGTTCAAGGCCTGTGCTGTAAGGATTGAGAAGATCAAGGAGGCCTGA
- a CDS encoding ABC transporter ATP-binding protein: MIRVDRLSRRFGAREIIKDVSLEIRNGEIFTLIGPSGSGKTTIIRLIDLLDTPASGKIYFDGVDTATSEAGRLAIRRRMGMVFQKPAVLNTTVAKNIAFGLEFRGVAKSEIHGRVQEALELVGLPEFESRRAITLSGGEMQRVAIARAMVTRPEVLLLDEPTANLDPVSSGLIEDLVLRIREEFKTTIIMSTHDMAQGQRLADRIGVIMEGRLAQVGGTSEIFYQPKGRDIARFVGIEAITGGKITENKAGHALIRVGETCFEALTDLQEGQRVAIFIRPEEVTLAPSGVLPEKTSMRNQISGRITRIIPFGPFVRVSVDCGFILVALITRRSCTDLGLAAGTTVIAGVKATAIHVLPDDDARAHP, from the coding sequence ATGATCCGGGTTGATCGGCTCTCCAGGAGATTCGGCGCACGGGAGATTATAAAAGACGTCTCTCTTGAGATCCGCAACGGGGAGATCTTCACCCTGATAGGGCCCAGCGGGAGCGGGAAAACAACGATTATCCGCCTCATCGACCTGCTCGATACGCCGGCATCCGGGAAAATTTACTTTGACGGGGTGGATACAGCAACATCGGAGGCCGGCCGGCTTGCGATCCGGCGCCGCATGGGAATGGTCTTCCAGAAACCGGCCGTGCTGAATACAACGGTTGCAAAAAACATTGCCTTCGGTCTTGAGTTCCGCGGGGTTGCCAAATCAGAGATTCACGGGCGGGTTCAGGAAGCACTCGAACTTGTCGGCCTGCCGGAATTCGAAAGCCGCAGGGCAATCACCCTCTCCGGTGGCGAGATGCAGCGCGTGGCCATAGCCCGGGCAATGGTGACACGACCGGAAGTACTCCTCCTGGATGAACCGACGGCAAACCTCGATCCGGTCTCTTCCGGACTGATCGAGGATCTTGTTCTCCGGATCCGCGAAGAATTCAAAACAACGATCATCATGTCCACGCATGATATGGCCCAGGGGCAGCGGCTTGCTGACCGGATCGGCGTTATCATGGAAGGCCGGCTTGCCCAGGTGGGAGGCACAAGCGAGATCTTCTACCAGCCAAAAGGCAGGGACATAGCCCGGTTCGTGGGCATTGAGGCCATTACCGGCGGGAAGATTACGGAGAACAAGGCAGGTCATGCCCTCATCCGGGTGGGGGAGACCTGCTTTGAGGCACTGACGGATTTACAAGAGGGGCAGCGGGTTGCCATCTTTATCCGTCCCGAGGAAGTAACCCTCGCTCCGTCCGGCGTACTTCCTGAAAAAACCAGCATGCGCAACCAGATCTCCGGCCGGATAACCAGAATTATTCCCTTCGGCCCGTTTGTCCGGGTCAGCGTTGACTGCGGTTTTATCCTGGTCGCCCTCATCACCCGCCGCTCCTGCACGGATCTCGGCCTCGCGGCAGGGACAACCGTTATTGCCGGTGTGAAGGCAACGGCAATTCATGTTCTGCCGGATGATGACGCAAGAGCCCATCCGTAA
- a CDS encoding ABC transporter permease yields the protein MGDIAQGIIQAIDLIVTFNPEVMQIALLSLYISLSATILAALVAIPVGSLIHFNEFRGKRALVILIQTLYSVPTVVVGLVIYLLISRSGPFGFLGLLFTPGGMILGQMVLIIPIMMGLVISALGGIDRSISDTLVALGADTFQKIWEILKEARYAILSAVVFGFGRAIAEVGVAMMIGGNIRGHTRVLTTAITLETGMGDFGFSIALGIILLLVALVVVVALNLIMAGMSADMQRIAGGPRG from the coding sequence TTGGGCGACATAGCGCAGGGTATTATCCAGGCAATCGACCTCATTGTTACTTTCAATCCCGAGGTCATGCAGATCGCTCTCCTCTCCCTGTACATCTCCCTCTCGGCAACAATCCTGGCAGCTCTCGTTGCCATCCCGGTCGGGAGCCTTATTCATTTCAACGAGTTCCGGGGAAAACGGGCACTCGTTATCCTGATCCAGACCCTCTATTCGGTCCCGACCGTGGTTGTCGGACTCGTTATTTACCTGCTCATCTCACGAAGCGGCCCCTTTGGCTTCCTCGGGCTCCTCTTCACGCCGGGGGGGATGATTCTCGGGCAGATGGTTCTCATCATTCCTATCATGATGGGACTTGTCATATCAGCGCTTGGCGGGATAGACCGTAGTATCAGCGATACACTGGTTGCCCTTGGAGCGGACACATTCCAGAAGATATGGGAGATCCTCAAGGAAGCCCGGTACGCCATCCTCAGTGCAGTAGTCTTCGGATTCGGGCGTGCAATCGCCGAAGTCGGGGTTGCGATGATGATCGGCGGCAATATCCGGGGCCATACCCGGGTCCTGACTACCGCCATTACCCTTGAGACCGGAATGGGTGATTTTGGTTTCTCCATTGCACTCGGGATTATCCTCCTTCTCGTTGCCCTGGTCGTGGTTGTTGCACTCAACCTGATCATGGCAGGAATGTCGGCTGATATGCAGCGGATTGCCGGAGGTCCACGGGGATGA
- a CDS encoding substrate-binding domain-containing protein translates to MTAGIIAVLFITVFIAGCTSSPATTPAATTAAPATAASTPAVTAAAAASAQKTLVIATTTSLYDTGLLDYLQPMFEKQYNVTLKITSQGTGKAIELAKNGDADVLLVHSPSQELAFMKTGNGLNRRSFASNSFMIVGPANDPAGIRNMTPENAFTTLYLKGMNKTANVAFISRGDGSGTHTAEQKIWSNAKYNYTTQIEKSGDWYVEAGKGMGETLQMASEKGAYALTDEGTYLAYKKDLNIVPVITQGSSLLNIYSVMTVYNNKQPADKIQMANNFINFLIAPDTQAAIGNYGVDKYGKALFIPMSVTVPTAPAGNVGDHTSPATDVAPAATAAATTAVPATTAATASTK, encoded by the coding sequence TTGACTGCAGGAATCATTGCAGTCCTGTTTATTACCGTCTTCATCGCAGGGTGTACCAGTTCTCCGGCAACGACACCTGCGGCAACTACCGCCGCCCCGGCAACGGCCGCATCAACTCCGGCAGTTACCGCCGCAGCAGCGGCCAGCGCCCAGAAGACGCTTGTCATCGCAACGACAACGAGCCTGTACGACACCGGCCTCCTCGATTACCTCCAGCCCATGTTCGAGAAACAGTACAATGTCACGCTGAAGATCACATCGCAGGGAACCGGCAAGGCAATCGAGCTGGCGAAGAATGGCGATGCAGATGTCCTGCTCGTCCACTCCCCGAGCCAGGAACTCGCGTTCATGAAGACCGGGAACGGCCTGAACAGGCGCTCGTTTGCATCGAACTCGTTTATGATTGTCGGTCCGGCCAATGACCCGGCAGGTATCAGGAACATGACGCCGGAGAATGCCTTCACGACACTCTACTTAAAGGGTATGAACAAGACGGCAAATGTGGCCTTCATTTCCCGCGGCGACGGTTCCGGAACCCACACTGCCGAGCAGAAGATCTGGTCCAATGCCAAGTACAATTACACGACCCAGATCGAGAAGTCCGGTGACTGGTATGTAGAAGCCGGCAAAGGTATGGGAGAGACCCTCCAGATGGCAAGCGAGAAGGGAGCATATGCCCTTACCGATGAAGGAACGTACCTTGCCTACAAGAAGGACTTAAACATCGTCCCGGTTATCACCCAGGGTTCAAGCCTGCTGAACATCTACAGCGTCATGACCGTGTACAACAACAAACAGCCGGCTGACAAGATCCAGATGGCGAACAACTTCATCAACTTCCTGATTGCGCCCGACACCCAGGCTGCTATCGGGAACTATGGCGTGGACAAGTACGGCAAGGCACTCTTCATCCCGATGAGTGTCACCGTTCCGACGGCACCGGCAGGAAATGTCGGGGACCACACGTCTCCGGCAACCGATGTCGCCCCTGCAGCCACCGCTGCAGCAACGACTGCAGTCCCGGCCACTACTGCTGCAACAGCCAGCACAAAGTAA